A window from Corynebacterium accolens encodes these proteins:
- the leuS gene encoding leucine--tRNA ligase, giving the protein MTKPSDSTSYRYTPELANQIEKTWQQYWKDHETFNAPNPVGSLATGAGELPKEKLNVQDMFPYPSGAGLHVGHPFGYIATDTYARYNRMLGKNVLHTMGYDAFGLPAEQYAIQTGTHPRTTTMANIDNMRRQLGMLGLGHDPRRSVESTDPEFFKWTQWIFLQIYNSWFDEEQQKARPIAELIKELEANKRTTKDGRYYEDLSAQEKAQAVDEFRLVYLSNSTVNWCPGLGTVLANEEVTAEGKSERGNFPVFRKNLSQWMMRITAYSDRLLDDLELLDWPEKVKSMQRNWIGRSRGAEVTFPAEGYGIDVFTTRPDTLFGAEYVVLAPEHELVDALLSPIPYDDDVDERWTYGNDDPKEAVESYRADIAAKSDLERQENKEKTGVFLGTYAINPVSGKRIPIFIADYVLTGYGTGAIMAVPAHDTRDYEFAQAFGLPITEVVSGGNIEEEAWTEDGALVNSANDNGLDLNGLNKAEAIAQAIEWLEKDGSGRGKIQYKLRDWLFARQRYWGEPFPIVYDKDGMAHPLPESMLPVELPEVEDYKPASFDPEDKDSEPQPPLAKVRDWVEVELDLGDGPQTYYRDTNVMPQWAGSSWYQLRYIDPRNSEAFCDIENERYWTGPRPDEHGENDPGGVDLYVGGVEHAVLHLLYARFWHKVLFDLGFVSSQEPYRRLYNQGYIQAYAYTDSRGVYVPAAEVEEKDGKFYYNGEEVNQEYGKMGKSLKNAVAPDDICRDFGADTLRVYEMSMGPLDTSRPWATKDVVGSQRFLQRLWRLAINEDTGEVATTDAELTQDDLKQLHRTIAGVRDDYENLRLNTVVAKLIEYVNYLTKTYRTEAPRAAVEPIAQLVSPIAPHIAEELWQRFGHDETITYEPLPSFEEKYLVDDEIQVPVQINGKVKSRINVAADADQDAVFEAAFADAKVADLTSGKNVVKKIYVPGRMVNLVVK; this is encoded by the coding sequence ATGACTAAACCGAGCGATTCCACGTCGTACCGCTACACCCCTGAGCTGGCGAACCAGATCGAAAAGACTTGGCAGCAGTATTGGAAGGACCACGAGACCTTTAACGCGCCGAACCCGGTCGGTTCGCTAGCCACGGGTGCGGGCGAGCTGCCCAAGGAAAAGCTCAATGTGCAGGACATGTTCCCCTACCCTTCCGGTGCGGGCCTGCATGTGGGGCACCCGTTTGGTTATATCGCCACCGATACCTACGCCCGCTATAACCGCATGCTGGGCAAGAACGTGTTGCACACCATGGGCTACGATGCCTTCGGTTTGCCGGCCGAACAGTACGCCATTCAGACCGGTACGCACCCGCGGACCACCACGATGGCCAATATCGACAACATGCGCCGCCAGCTGGGCATGCTGGGCTTGGGCCACGATCCGCGCCGCTCGGTGGAATCCACGGATCCTGAGTTCTTTAAATGGACACAGTGGATCTTCCTGCAGATTTATAATTCTTGGTTCGATGAAGAGCAGCAAAAGGCCCGCCCCATTGCTGAGCTCATCAAGGAATTGGAGGCCAATAAGCGCACCACCAAGGACGGGCGCTACTACGAGGACTTGTCCGCGCAGGAAAAGGCCCAGGCCGTCGATGAGTTCCGCCTGGTGTACCTGTCCAACTCCACGGTGAACTGGTGCCCGGGCCTGGGTACCGTCTTGGCCAACGAGGAGGTCACCGCGGAAGGCAAGTCTGAGCGCGGCAACTTCCCGGTCTTCCGTAAAAATCTGTCCCAGTGGATGATGCGCATTACCGCGTATTCGGATCGCCTGCTCGATGATCTGGAGCTGCTGGATTGGCCGGAGAAGGTCAAGTCCATGCAGCGCAACTGGATCGGTCGCTCCCGCGGTGCGGAGGTAACCTTCCCCGCAGAAGGCTACGGCATCGACGTGTTTACCACGCGCCCAGATACGCTCTTTGGCGCGGAATACGTGGTCTTGGCACCGGAGCATGAGCTTGTCGATGCCCTCTTGTCCCCCATTCCTTACGACGATGACGTGGACGAGCGCTGGACCTACGGCAACGATGACCCGAAGGAAGCCGTCGAGTCTTACCGCGCGGATATCGCGGCAAAGTCGGACCTGGAGCGCCAGGAAAACAAGGAAAAGACCGGCGTATTCTTGGGCACCTATGCCATCAACCCGGTCTCCGGCAAGCGCATCCCGATCTTCATCGCGGACTACGTGCTGACCGGCTACGGTACCGGCGCCATCATGGCCGTTCCCGCGCACGATACGCGCGACTATGAGTTTGCCCAGGCCTTTGGCCTGCCGATTACGGAGGTCGTCTCCGGCGGCAATATCGAGGAAGAAGCCTGGACCGAGGACGGCGCGTTGGTAAACTCCGCCAACGATAATGGTCTGGACCTCAATGGCCTGAATAAGGCGGAGGCCATCGCCCAGGCCATCGAATGGCTGGAAAAGGACGGCTCCGGTCGCGGCAAGATTCAGTACAAGCTGCGCGACTGGCTCTTCGCCCGCCAGCGCTACTGGGGCGAGCCCTTCCCCATCGTCTACGACAAGGACGGCATGGCTCATCCGCTGCCAGAGTCGATGCTGCCGGTGGAGCTGCCCGAGGTGGAAGACTACAAGCCGGCCTCCTTCGACCCAGAAGATAAGGACTCGGAGCCGCAGCCGCCCTTGGCCAAGGTCCGCGACTGGGTAGAAGTAGAGCTGGACTTGGGCGATGGCCCGCAGACCTACTACCGCGATACCAACGTTATGCCCCAGTGGGCGGGTTCTTCCTGGTACCAGCTGCGCTATATCGATCCCCGCAATAGCGAGGCCTTCTGCGATATCGAAAACGAGCGCTACTGGACCGGCCCGCGCCCCGATGAGCACGGTGAAAACGATCCGGGCGGCGTGGATCTGTACGTCGGCGGCGTCGAGCACGCCGTGCTGCACCTGCTCTACGCCCGCTTCTGGCACAAGGTGCTCTTTGACCTGGGCTTTGTCAGCTCTCAGGAGCCATATCGCCGCCTGTACAACCAGGGCTATATTCAGGCCTACGCCTATACCGATTCCCGTGGCGTGTACGTCCCTGCGGCCGAGGTAGAGGAAAAGGACGGCAAGTTCTACTACAACGGTGAAGAGGTCAACCAGGAGTACGGCAAGATGGGCAAGTCCCTGAAAAACGCCGTGGCCCCGGACGATATCTGCCGCGACTTTGGCGCCGATACCCTGCGCGTGTACGAGATGTCCATGGGCCCGCTGGATACCTCCCGCCCGTGGGCGACCAAGGACGTCGTCGGTTCGCAGCGCTTCCTGCAGCGCCTGTGGCGCCTGGCCATCAATGAGGACACCGGTGAAGTGGCTACTACCGATGCCGAGCTCACCCAGGATGATCTGAAGCAGTTGCACCGCACCATCGCGGGCGTGCGCGATGATTATGAGAACCTGCGCCTGAACACGGTGGTGGCCAAGCTCATCGAATACGTCAACTACCTGACCAAGACCTACCGCACCGAGGCACCGCGCGCGGCGGTGGAGCCCATCGCCCAGCTGGTCTCCCCCATCGCCCCGCACATTGCGGAGGAACTGTGGCAGCGCTTTGGCCACGATGAGACCATCACCTACGAGCCACTCCCCTCATTTGAGGAGAAATACCTGGTAGATGATGAGATTCAGGTGCCAGTCCAGATCAACGGCAAGGTTAAGTCCCGCATCAACGTCGCGGCCGATGCTGACCAAGACGCCGTATTCGAGGCTGCTTTTGCCGATGCCAAGGTGGCTGACCTTACCTCCGGCAAGAACGTGGTGAAGAAGATCTACGTTCCCGGCCGGATGGTGAACCTGGTGGTTAAGTAA
- a CDS encoding alkaline phosphatase, with translation MRTSLRIGAAAVAATVATAGAIAPATAAESQGPKNIIYMIGDGMGYGHVAFNNLYETGQSKXLVDGAFSAEGPXELDGEXVQRFEDFNRLSMTTYPNNSSYDPQKAWASHEYVDKGYTDSSAAGTAMSTGVKTDNGKLGVNDYGHEQENTSERAKKAGKSAGVVSSVPFSHATPAAWAAHNISRNNYLEIADEMFNSDLDVIMGAGHSFYDDDNKKKDEAKYKYLSEEVYNKLSSGESDWNYAETKEQFEALAQGEVAAGEKYFGLAPVASTLQQGRTGESAEPFDIPFNDVVDLPTMTTGALNALGQNDEGFHVMIEGGAIDWSGHGNQSARDIEEVQDFNKSVDAAIDWVEENSSWDETLLVVTADHETGYLSGANERSEGKFNSMNGGGNNTLPSGHQWYSTQHTNQVVPFFFQGAGSEALRAKATHTDPVRGDYIDNTTLAKLTLNEWWIKHDDQGGNDQADDSASDQPGNNDNGDDGSSKSGLLAGIAGAGIASLAIGAIAFLAQKLGIITINPNAWRNFFH, from the coding sequence ATGCGCACCTCTCTCCGCATTGGCGCCGCTGCCGTAGCCGCAACCGTGGCTACCGCTGGCGCAATTGCCCCAGCCACCGCCGCCGAATCCCAGGGCCCAAAGAACATCATCTACATGATTGGTGATGGGATGGGCTACGGCCACGTGGCATTTAATAACCTCTACGAAACCGGCCAATCCAAGTMCCTGGTCGATGGCGCATTTAGCGCCGAAGGYCCARAAGAACTCGACGGCGAAYCCGTGCAGCGCTTCGAAGACTTCAACCGCCTGTCCATGACCACCTACCCAAATAACTCTTCCTATGACCCACAAAAAGCGTGGGCTAGCCATGAGTACGTGGATAAGGGATACACCGATTCCTCTGCTGCCGGCACCGCCATGTCCACCGGCGTGAAGACCGATAACGGCAAGCTGGGCGTGAACGATTACGGCCACGAGCAGGAAAACACCTCCGAGCGCGCCAAGAAGGCCGGAAAATCCGCCGGCGTGGTCTCCTCCGTGCCGTTTAGCCACGCCACCCCAGCTGCCTGGGCCGCGCACAACATTTCCCGCAATAACTACCTGGAGATTGCGGATGAGATGTTCAACTCTGATCTTGATGTCATCATGGGTGCCGGCCACTCGTTCTACGACGATGACAATAAGAAGAAGGATGAGGCCAAGTACAAGTACCTATCTGAAGAGGTCTACAACAAGCTGTCTTCCGGCGAGTCCGACTGGAACTACGCCGAAACCAAGGAGCAATTTGAGGCCTTGGCCCAAGGCGAGGTCGCGGCGGGGGAGAAGTACTTCGGCCTGGCGCCTGTGGCCTCGACCTTGCAGCAGGGGCGCACCGGCGAGTCAGCGGAGCCTTTTGACATTCCGTTTAACGATGTCGTGGATCTTCCCACCATGACCACCGGCGCCCTCAACGCGCTGGGCCAAAATGACGAGGGCTTCCACGTCATGATCGAAGGCGGTGCCATCGACTGGAGCGGCCACGGCAACCAATCTGCCCGCGATATCGAAGAGGTACAGGACTTCAATAAGTCCGTCGATGCCGCCATCGACTGGGTAGAAGAAAACTCCTCCTGGGACGAGACCCTGTTGGTGGTTACCGCTGACCACGAAACGGGATACCTCTCCGGTGCCAATGAGCGCTCTGAGGGCAAGTTCAACTCCATGAACGGTGGCGGTAACAACACCTTGCCCTCTGGCCACCAGTGGTACTCCACGCAGCACACCAACCAGGTCGTCCCATTCTTCTTCCAGGGTGCTGGCTCGGAGGCCCTTCGCGCGAAGGCCACCCACACCGATCCTGTGCGCGGTGACTACATCGATAACACCACCTTGGCCAAGCTCACCTTGAATGAATGGTGGATCAAGCACGATGACCAGGGCGGCAACGACCAGGCAGACGATTCTGCATCCGATCAGCCCGGCAACAATGACAACGGCGATGACGGCTCTTCCAAGAGCGGGCTCCTCGCCGGCATCGCGGGCGCCGGTATCGCCTCGCTGGCCATCGGGGCCATTGCCTTCTTGGCGCAAAAGCTGGGCATCATCACCATCAACCCGAATGCGTGGCGTAACTTCTTCCACTAA
- a CDS encoding MOSC domain-containing protein, whose protein sequence is MQVISTNVAVRRPDPSGRHEFSGIDKRPQDFIDISAPGPNYGDGSGVRGDSIGDSDHHGGSDKAVYAYAREELDYWEDSLGRTLASGSFGENLTTRGIDLSALLINQRLHIGTTTLEVSIPRQPCATFSGWVQEKGWLKRWTARGDCGVYFRVISPGRISAGDAITRGPAPAHDITMRMAFAAKMGDRALARRVVDAKCLPPQHAKKLRV, encoded by the coding sequence ATGCAGGTTATTTCCACCAACGTCGCCGTGCGCAGGCCGGATCCGAGCGGGAGGCATGAGTTTTCGGGCATCGACAAGCGCCCGCAAGACTTCATCGATATCTCCGCTCCCGGACCAAATTACGGCGATGGTTCTGGCGTGCGCGGTGATTCTATCGGCGATAGCGATCACCACGGTGGAAGTGACAAGGCGGTTTATGCCTATGCCCGCGAGGAATTGGATTATTGGGAGGATTCGCTGGGCCGCACGCTGGCTTCAGGGTCTTTTGGGGAGAACCTCACCACGCGCGGTATTGATCTCTCCGCGCTGCTTATCAATCAACGCCTCCACATCGGTACGACCACGCTCGAGGTCTCCATACCCCGCCAGCCGTGCGCTACCTTTTCCGGCTGGGTGCAGGAAAAGGGCTGGCTCAAGCGGTGGACCGCGCGCGGTGATTGCGGCGTGTACTTCCGCGTCATCTCGCCCGGGCGCATTTCTGCGGGGGATGCCATCACCCGCGGCCCCGCTCCCGCGCACGATATCACCATGCGCATGGCATTTGCGGCCAAGATGGGGGACCGAGCGCTGGCCCGGCGCGTGGTCGATGCCAAGTGCTTGCCGCCCCAGCACGCAAAAAAGCTCCGGGTATAA
- a CDS encoding MFS transporter, which produces MITPTFLLAWVANFGQFLVFYLTVTTMALYAVESFGASDTVSGFASSAFVLGATFMRIVSGWLVDRVGQKHAALTSLAFVSIVTVGYFVAHNVAVLILVRLLHGAGYALTSTALMAVAQSVIPQQRRAEGTGYFALGTTLATAFGPAVGLFLANNIGYSTLFAVALGSNIVSLVLALVLRYPAELDEEKPAFKLRNAVHPNVLPIGFFMLLVGIAYSGVVTYLNAYAREEDLAAGAGLFFIGYAVVMLIMRFFLGRIQDHKGDNSVMYLGLVSFAIALIIMGFPSNDVMLVVAGAFTGMGYGTLSPACQAISVRSVSAAQIGAGISTMFLLMDFGIGLAPFGLGPIVSATGFDTMYLILAGLIAVAAVYYYMVHGRYPKAKAPVVSATEGTQPA; this is translated from the coding sequence TTGATTACACCCACGTTCCTATTGGCGTGGGTGGCTAATTTTGGCCAGTTCCTTGTCTTCTACCTAACGGTGACGACCATGGCCCTGTATGCCGTCGAAAGCTTCGGGGCGTCCGATACCGTCAGTGGTTTTGCCTCCAGCGCCTTCGTTTTGGGCGCGACCTTCATGCGCATCGTCTCCGGCTGGTTGGTGGACCGCGTGGGGCAAAAGCACGCCGCCCTGACCTCGCTGGCCTTCGTCAGCATCGTGACGGTGGGCTATTTCGTGGCGCATAACGTGGCCGTCCTGATCCTGGTGCGCCTGCTTCACGGCGCAGGCTATGCGCTGACCTCTACGGCGCTGATGGCCGTCGCGCAATCCGTCATCCCCCAGCAGCGCCGCGCGGAAGGCACCGGCTACTTCGCCTTGGGCACCACCCTTGCCACCGCCTTCGGCCCGGCAGTGGGCTTGTTCTTGGCCAATAATATTGGCTATAGCACCCTCTTTGCGGTCGCCCTAGGTTCCAATATCGTCTCCCTCGTGCTGGCGCTCGTATTGCGCTACCCGGCGGAGCTCGATGAGGAAAAGCCGGCCTTCAAGCTGCGCAACGCGGTGCACCCCAACGTGTTGCCGATCGGCTTTTTCATGCTGCTTGTGGGCATCGCCTACTCCGGTGTGGTCACCTATCTCAATGCCTATGCGCGCGAAGAGGACCTGGCCGCCGGCGCCGGCCTCTTTTTCATCGGCTACGCCGTAGTCATGCTCATCATGCGCTTCTTCTTGGGCCGCATCCAGGACCACAAAGGCGATAACTCGGTCATGTACCTGGGCCTGGTGTCCTTCGCCATCGCCCTTATTATCATGGGCTTTCCCAGCAATGACGTGATGCTCGTGGTCGCGGGTGCGTTTACGGGCATGGGATACGGCACGCTAAGCCCCGCCTGCCAGGCCATTTCTGTACGCTCTGTATCGGCCGCCCAGATAGGCGCGGGTATTTCCACGATGTTCCTCTTGATGGACTTCGGCATCGGCCTCGCCCCCTTCGGGCTTGGCCCCATCGTGAGCGCCACCGGCTTCGATACGATGTACCTCATCCTGGCCGGCCTCATCGCCGTAGCGGCGGTGTACTACTACATGGTCCACGGGCGCTACCCCAAGGCGAAGGCGCCCGTCGTCAGCGCCACAGAGGGCACGCAGCCGGCTTAA
- a CDS encoding NAD-dependent succinate-semialdehyde dehydrogenase → MSINIDEVIAKVPTQLLIGGEWRDSTSGETFDVENPATGETLATLSSANSDDAIAALDAACAVQDDWARTTPRERAEILRRAFDLVQERADEFAALMTLEMGKPFAEAKGEVTYGGEFLRWFSEEAVRDYGRAATVPEGTLRMITRRKPVGPCLLIAPWNFPLAMATRKVAPAVAAGCTMVLKPAKLTPLTAQYFAQTMIDAGLPKGVLNVVAGKSASAISEPLLADDRLRKLSFTGSTPVGRTLLKGAADNVLRTSMELGGNAPFIVFEDADIDQAVQGAMGAKMRNIGEACTAANRFLVHESVAEEFSEKLVAEFEKLNLGNGMDEGITCGPLVESKALESIAALVDDAAEKGATIATGGKRGDGAGYFYEPTVITNVSRETRVAQEEIFGPVAPIITFSTEEEALEIANDTEYGLASYVFTENSDRLWRIADGLEFGLMGFNAGVISNAAAPFGGVKQSGMGREGGAEGIEEYTSVQYLGIRDPYANA, encoded by the coding sequence GTGAGTATTAATATCGACGAGGTAATTGCAAAGGTCCCCACCCAATTGCTTATTGGTGGTGAGTGGCGCGATTCCACCTCCGGCGAGACTTTTGACGTTGAAAACCCAGCGACGGGCGAAACGCTGGCGACGCTATCTTCCGCAAACTCGGACGATGCGATTGCTGCCCTCGACGCTGCCTGTGCCGTGCAGGATGACTGGGCGCGCACCACGCCGCGCGAGCGCGCGGAGATTCTGCGCCGAGCATTCGATCTAGTACAGGAGCGGGCAGATGAATTCGCCGCCCTGATGACGCTAGAGATGGGCAAGCCCTTCGCGGAAGCTAAGGGCGAGGTCACTTATGGCGGCGAGTTCCTGCGTTGGTTCAGTGAGGAAGCGGTGCGCGATTACGGTCGCGCCGCAACCGTTCCCGAAGGCACGCTGCGGATGATCACTCGCCGCAAGCCGGTGGGCCCCTGCCTTCTGATCGCCCCGTGGAACTTTCCGTTGGCCATGGCTACTCGCAAGGTGGCTCCTGCGGTGGCAGCGGGTTGCACGATGGTGCTCAAGCCGGCCAAGCTGACTCCCCTGACTGCGCAGTACTTTGCGCAAACCATGATCGATGCTGGGCTTCCAAAGGGCGTTCTCAACGTCGTTGCCGGCAAGTCTGCATCTGCAATTTCGGAGCCATTGCTTGCCGATGACCGCTTGCGCAAGCTTTCCTTCACCGGTTCTACCCCAGTGGGCCGGACCCTTTTGAAGGGCGCGGCCGATAACGTGCTGCGTACCTCCATGGAACTGGGCGGCAATGCCCCATTCATTGTCTTTGAGGACGCAGATATTGACCAAGCGGTCCAGGGTGCGATGGGCGCCAAGATGCGCAATATCGGCGAGGCCTGCACCGCAGCTAACCGCTTCTTGGTCCACGAGTCTGTTGCTGAGGAGTTCTCTGAGAAACTCGTTGCGGAGTTTGAGAAGCTCAATCTGGGCAATGGTATGGACGAAGGTATTACCTGCGGACCTCTCGTCGAGTCCAAGGCTTTGGAGAGCATTGCGGCATTGGTGGACGATGCTGCAGAAAAGGGCGCTACCATCGCCACCGGCGGTAAGCGCGGGGACGGTGCCGGATACTTCTACGAGCCTACGGTGATTACCAATGTTTCACGTGAAACACGCGTCGCCCAGGAAGAGATCTTCGGTCCAGTCGCCCCGATTATCACCTTCAGTACCGAGGAAGAGGCGCTCGAGATCGCCAATGATACCGAGTACGGTTTGGCATCTTACGTCTTTACCGAGAACTCGGACCGCCTGTGGCGCATCGCTGATGGCCTAGAGTTTGGCCTGATGGGCTTCAACGCCGGCGTTATCTCTAATGCCGCTGCCCCCTTCGGCGGAGTGAAGCAATCCGGAATGGGCCGCGAGGGTGGCGCGGAAGGTATCGAGGAATACACCTCCGTGCAATACCTAGGCATCCGCGACCCTTATGCCAACGCTTAG